In the genome of Enterococcus hirae ATCC 9790, one region contains:
- a CDS encoding BglG family transcription antiterminator produces MQLSKREKEMVEYFVKHGLSLTAQELAEFAHVSTKTVYRTIKKINDVSETGEIILAEAGKGFRLDYDKYLNVSATHNESRTSQGPLERRNAILLNLLFKAPKKLLINELFHPYYVSDPVISNDLAKISLFLMKNHLQLKRQGTRIGIEGTEKHIRKVVNMLLSIHLLEDKKVVPSHPMISSFDINFITSIVEFIEQKLVSRIAYPYAMNIFSHIYILVKRFREGVVYLEEDTWDLDEEDQALIHYNQELYQLSKQVMLKLGQYLNTTLPESETFYLFQYLISSRIENGSIKHQNISNEAEEITRFFSATMSRLMGVAIDQERNRHDLYSHIQPLLYRLKHEITIKNDLLHDIELEYQETFQLVEFVSKMVQKKFHTNHISKDEIGFLTLYFVRYKELAPIKKRVLIMCSSGVGTSELLKVKVKKAFPELEIIAVLSSRQYQKNQAEFSKIDLILTTVCLNEPPKIPTILVNSVFTKQDEKRVKQMLGEM; encoded by the coding sequence ATGCAGCTAAGCAAAAGAGAGAAAGAAATGGTCGAATACTTTGTTAAACATGGCTTATCCCTTACAGCTCAGGAGTTAGCTGAATTTGCCCATGTTTCTACGAAAACGGTCTACCGCACGATTAAAAAGATAAATGATGTGTCTGAAACCGGGGAAATCATTTTGGCAGAGGCAGGCAAAGGATTTCGGTTAGACTACGATAAATATTTAAATGTGAGTGCAACGCATAATGAAAGTCGAACGAGTCAAGGACCTTTGGAAAGAAGAAATGCGATTTTGCTTAATTTGTTGTTTAAGGCACCCAAGAAGTTATTAATCAATGAATTGTTCCATCCGTATTATGTCAGTGATCCGGTAATTAGTAATGATTTGGCTAAGATCAGTTTATTTTTAATGAAAAACCACCTCCAACTTAAACGACAAGGTACCCGAATTGGTATCGAAGGAACAGAAAAACATATTCGTAAAGTAGTGAATATGCTATTAAGTATCCATTTATTGGAAGATAAAAAAGTGGTTCCTAGTCACCCAATGATCAGCTCATTTGATATCAATTTTATTACTTCGATCGTTGAGTTTATCGAACAAAAACTAGTCAGCCGAATTGCCTATCCATATGCAATGAATATTTTTTCTCATATTTATATCTTAGTCAAACGCTTCCGTGAAGGGGTCGTGTATTTAGAAGAAGATACGTGGGATTTAGATGAAGAAGATCAGGCGCTGATCCATTATAACCAGGAACTGTACCAACTATCAAAGCAAGTCATGCTCAAATTAGGTCAATATTTAAATACGACTCTCCCTGAAAGTGAAACTTTTTATCTTTTTCAATACTTGATTTCCTCCAGGATCGAAAATGGTTCGATTAAACATCAAAATATCTCAAATGAAGCTGAAGAAATCACCCGTTTTTTTTCTGCTACGATGAGCCGGCTCATGGGAGTGGCGATTGATCAAGAACGAAACCGACATGATTTGTATAGTCACATTCAGCCGCTATTGTATCGATTAAAACATGAGATCACAATCAAAAATGATTTATTGCACGATATTGAATTAGAGTACCAGGAAACGTTTCAATTAGTAGAATTTGTCAGTAAAATGGTCCAAAAAAAATTTCATACAAACCATATATCCAAAGATGAAATTGGATTTTTAACATTATACTTTGTGAGATACAAAGAGTTAGCCCCAATAAAAAAACGTGTATTGATCATGTGTAGTAGTGGTGTTGGAACTTCAGAACTATTGAAAGTCAAAGTAAAAAAAGCCTTTCCTGAATTAGAGATTATTGCTGTTTTATCTTCTCGGCAGTACCAGAAAAACCAAGCGGAATTTAGTAAGATCGATTTGATTTTAACAACGGTTTGTTTGAATGAGCCACCGAAGATTCCCACGATATTAGTAAACTCAGTATTTACCAAGCAAGACGAAAAACGTGTGAAGCAAATGTTAGGAGAGATGTGA
- the rpsJ gene encoding 30S ribosomal protein S10, whose protein sequence is MAKQKIRIRLKAYEHRILDQAADKIVETAKRTGASVSGPIPLPTERSLYTVIRATHKYKDSREQFEMRTHKRLIDIVNPTPKTVDALMKLDLPSGVNIEIKL, encoded by the coding sequence ATGGCAAAACAAAAAATTCGTATCCGTTTAAAAGCGTATGAACACCGTATTTTAGATCAAGCGGCGGATAAAATCGTGGAAACTGCAAAAAGAACTGGAGCTAGCGTGTCTGGTCCAATTCCATTACCAACTGAACGCAGTCTTTACACAGTTATTCGTGCGACTCACAAATACAAAGATTCACGCGAACAATTCGAAATGCGTACACACAAACGTCTTATCGACATTGTGAACCCAACACCAAAAACTGTTGATGCTTTGATGAAGCTAGACTTACCATCTGGTGTTAACATCGAAATCAAACTATAA
- a CDS encoding PTS sugar transporter subunit IIA, with protein MVTKQVMSEFSIANVITEKLIRLEMKAKTKKEAILELSELLKENGIIKDVDDFSSDVFQREKEGITGIGNGVAIPHGKSASVIQTSLVVGKVETPIPWESLDEQPVKVIILFAVKDTDANTVHIKLLQKVAMLLAEDTIIEKMNQATSKTELMELLAKEPTV; from the coding sequence ATGGTTACAAAACAGGTAATGTCAGAATTTAGTATCGCAAATGTGATTACAGAAAAACTGATACGTTTAGAAATGAAAGCGAAAACAAAAAAAGAAGCGATTCTCGAATTAAGTGAATTACTAAAAGAAAACGGCATTATCAAAGATGTTGATGATTTTTCATCAGATGTCTTTCAACGGGAGAAAGAAGGAATCACAGGGATTGGAAACGGTGTGGCGATTCCCCACGGAAAATCAGCGAGTGTCATTCAGACTTCTTTGGTTGTGGGTAAAGTCGAGACCCCGATCCCTTGGGAATCATTAGATGAGCAGCCTGTAAAGGTCATTATCTTATTTGCAGTAAAAGATACAGATGCCAATACCGTTCATATCAAATTATTACAAAAAGTAGCAATGTTATTAGCAGAAGATACCATTATCGAAAAAATGAATCAGGCAACTAGTAAAACAGAATTAATGGAACTATTAGCAAAAGAACCAACTGTCTAA
- a CDS encoding PTS fructose transporter subunit IIB, which translates to MKIVGVAACTSGIAHTYIAKQKLEKAAKALGHEVHIETQGTIGTEDELSKEEIKQADVVIIAADIKIGGKERFEGKKVIEIPTNMVIKAPKGLITKIEEELSKT; encoded by the coding sequence ATGAAGATCGTCGGAGTAGCAGCCTGTACTTCAGGAATTGCACATACGTATATTGCCAAACAAAAATTAGAAAAAGCAGCAAAAGCATTAGGACATGAAGTGCACATCGAAACACAAGGAACAATTGGTACAGAAGACGAGTTATCGAAGGAGGAGATCAAGCAGGCAGATGTCGTCATTATTGCAGCAGATATCAAAATTGGTGGCAAGGAGCGGTTCGAAGGAAAAAAAGTGATTGAGATTCCTACGAACATGGTCATTAAAGCACCGAAAGGGTTGATTACTAAAATTGAAGAAGAACTCAGTAAAACATAA
- a CDS encoding ketose-bisphosphate aldolase — translation MLINMNQMLEIAKENHFAVGAFNVADSNFLRVVIEAAEENDAPAIIAVHPTELDFTKDEFFQYAVSRAKNSTVPFVIHMDHGDSLASIMRGIHCGFSSVMIDGSLLPFEENIALTKEVVDVCHKIGVSVEGELGTIGNTGTSVEGGVSEVIYTKPEDAQEFVERTGIDSLAVAIGTAHGIYPKDVKPALKMDVLTSIKEKVAIPLVLHGGSANPDEEIAKAVQIGIQKVNISSDYKYAFYKKCREILATTELWDPNAIYPECIAAAKEVVKQKMELFHSINQAKVYRQANIQPWRQEQN, via the coding sequence ATGTTAATCAATATGAATCAAATGTTAGAAATTGCCAAGGAAAATCATTTTGCAGTAGGGGCGTTTAACGTTGCTGACAGCAACTTTTTACGAGTAGTCATTGAGGCGGCAGAAGAAAATGATGCACCCGCAATCATTGCAGTCCATCCGACAGAATTAGACTTTACCAAAGATGAGTTTTTCCAATATGCAGTGAGCCGAGCGAAAAACAGCACTGTGCCTTTCGTTATCCATATGGATCATGGCGATAGCTTAGCAAGTATCATGCGAGGGATTCATTGTGGGTTTAGTTCAGTTATGATCGACGGCTCCTTGTTGCCATTTGAAGAAAATATTGCACTAACAAAAGAAGTGGTAGATGTTTGCCATAAGATCGGGGTCTCAGTTGAAGGCGAACTAGGAACGATTGGTAACACGGGTACTTCAGTAGAAGGCGGTGTATCGGAAGTCATTTATACGAAGCCGGAAGATGCACAGGAATTTGTGGAACGTACAGGAATCGATTCGTTAGCGGTGGCAATCGGAACCGCTCATGGTATCTATCCAAAAGATGTCAAGCCAGCATTGAAAATGGATGTTTTAACAAGTATTAAAGAAAAAGTAGCCATTCCGCTAGTTTTACATGGAGGATCTGCTAACCCAGACGAAGAAATTGCAAAAGCAGTGCAAATCGGTATTCAGAAAGTCAATATTTCATCCGACTATAAATATGCTTTTTATAAAAAGTGTCGTGAGATCTTAGCTACAACAGAGCTATGGGACCCAAATGCCATTTATCCTGAATGTATCGCAGCAGCAAAAGAAGTGGTGAAGCAAAAGATGGAACTCTTCCATTCAATCAACCAAGCAAAAGTCTATCGTCAAGCGAATATTCAACCTTGGCGACAAGAACAGAACTAA
- a CDS encoding PTS fructose transporter subunit IIC, protein MLRQLQLKKHALTAISYMLPVVVTAGLLIAIGNLTGGQVINDYQASYSVPDALVSLGVLGMGLLAPVISAAIAYSIADRPGIGPGLFMGLIANAIGAGFLGGMLGGYLVGFFVLLLVKYLKVPKWAQGLMPMMIIPLLATLSIGLLMFFVVGVPIVWATEAMTDFLQGLQGSGKFLFGSIVGGMAAFDFGGPVNKVASLFADGMLLEGVQEPEAVKVLASMVPPFGVTISWVLSKLFRQTKYSKEEENNIKIAFPMGLCMITEGVIPLAAVDPLRVIISCTAGAAIGGGLSMSWGIGSPVPSGGVFIIPAMTDPLKFTFALLIGSAVTGILLFVLKKAPAEHPVVEEEEEEVDFSSIKLS, encoded by the coding sequence ATGCTTCGTCAACTACAATTAAAAAAGCATGCACTGACAGCTATTTCATACATGTTACCAGTTGTTGTGACCGCTGGACTCTTGATCGCTATTGGGAATTTAACAGGTGGGCAAGTCATCAATGATTATCAAGCGTCTTATTCTGTACCCGATGCCTTAGTTTCTCTAGGGGTTTTGGGCATGGGATTATTGGCTCCAGTGATTTCTGCAGCGATTGCCTATTCCATTGCCGATCGCCCAGGGATTGGTCCAGGTTTGTTTATGGGGTTAATTGCCAATGCCATTGGCGCAGGTTTTTTAGGTGGTATGTTAGGCGGTTACTTGGTGGGGTTCTTTGTCCTGTTATTGGTGAAATATCTCAAAGTTCCTAAGTGGGCACAAGGATTGATGCCGATGATGATCATCCCACTGTTAGCGACCCTTAGTATCGGTTTATTGATGTTTTTCGTGGTAGGTGTGCCGATTGTTTGGGCAACAGAAGCGATGACCGATTTTTTACAAGGACTACAAGGTTCTGGAAAATTCCTCTTTGGGTCAATTGTCGGTGGGATGGCTGCCTTTGATTTTGGTGGACCAGTCAATAAGGTAGCCTCATTGTTTGCTGATGGGATGCTTTTGGAAGGTGTGCAAGAACCAGAAGCTGTGAAAGTGTTAGCGTCAATGGTTCCGCCTTTCGGTGTCACCATTTCATGGGTTTTATCTAAGTTATTTCGGCAAACAAAATATTCAAAAGAAGAAGAAAACAACATTAAGATTGCTTTTCCGATGGGACTTTGCATGATTACGGAAGGCGTTATCCCCTTAGCGGCAGTTGATCCGCTTCGTGTGATCATTTCGTGTACAGCTGGTGCAGCGATTGGCGGAGGTTTGAGTATGTCGTGGGGAATTGGGTCACCAGTTCCTTCTGGTGGGGTCTTTATTATCCCAGCAATGACGGATCCGTTGAAGTTTACCTTTGCCTTATTGATTGGTTCTGCAGTTACCGGCATTCTATTGTTTGTTTTGAAAAAGGCGCCAGCTGAACACCCTGTCGTAGAGGAAGAAGAGGAAGAAGTAGATTTTTCTTCTATTAAATTATCTTAA
- the rplC gene encoding 50S ribosomal protein L3, with product MTKGILGKKVGMTQIFTESGELIPVTVVEATPNVVLQVKTMETDGYEAIQVGYQDMREVLSNKPAKGHVAKANTAPKRFIREFKNVELGEYEVGKEITVDVFQAGDIIDVTGTTKGKGFQGVIKRHGQSRGPMAHGSRYHRRPGSMGPVAPNRVFKNKRLAGRMGGNRVTIQNLEVVRVDAERNVILIKGNVPGAKKSLITIKSAVKAK from the coding sequence ATGACCAAAGGAATCTTAGGGAAAAAAGTGGGAATGACACAAATCTTCACTGAATCTGGCGAATTAATTCCAGTAACTGTTGTAGAAGCTACTCCAAACGTAGTGCTACAAGTGAAAACAATGGAAACTGATGGCTACGAAGCTATTCAAGTTGGTTACCAAGATATGCGTGAAGTTTTATCAAACAAACCTGCGAAAGGTCATGTTGCAAAAGCAAACACGGCTCCTAAGCGCTTCATTCGTGAATTCAAAAATGTTGAGCTAGGAGAATATGAAGTAGGAAAAGAAATTACAGTAGATGTTTTCCAAGCAGGAGACATTATTGATGTAACAGGTACTACGAAAGGTAAAGGATTCCAAGGGGTTATCAAACGTCACGGCCAAAGCCGCGGACCAATGGCTCACGGTTCTCGCTACCATCGTCGTCCTGGGTCAATGGGTCCAGTTGCACCTAACCGTGTATTCAAAAACAAACGTCTTGCTGGCCGTATGGGTGGCAACCGCGTAACAATCCAAAACTTGGAAGTTGTTCGCGTTGATGCAGAAAGAAACGTTATCTTAATTAAAGGAAATGTTCCTGGAGCTAAAAAATCATTAATCACTATCAAATCAGCTGTGAAAGCTAAATAA
- the nagE gene encoding N-acetylglucosamine-specific PTS transporter subunit IIBC, which produces MKTYLQRMGRSLMLPVATLPVAALFMGIGYWIDPTGWGGNNIFAAFMIKAGGTVLDNLGIIFAVGLALGMSKDKDGSSALAGLIAFLAPVTLVNSASVALFTKVDVEKVNIAFDAINNKNVFIGILAGLVAGAMYNRFSGVKLPMALSFFSGKRAVPIVTAGLMAIISALLIFVWPPVYDTLVSFGELISGMGALGAGLYGFFNRLLIPTGLHHALNNVFWFNLAGIDDIGKFWASEGVKGVTGMYQAGFFPVMMFGLPAGALAIYQCARPEKKKVTASLMLAAAFASFFTGVTEPLEFSFMFVAWPLYVVHAALTGISMFIAATFHWTAGFNFSAGFIDFFLSLRVPIANQPLMLLVLGLAMGVIYYFTFLFVIKKFNLMTPGREEDTGVAENGEVGTVPTGDNRFATLANQLYQALGGAANVVSIDNCTTRLRLYVKDTAKVDQGKIKATGVPGLKVIDAKNIQVIVGTEVQFVADEMKKIHGSSGKGTAQSTPTVTTKTVVDPQNQDIFAVANGKLMPITEVADDVFSQKMMGDGFAILPTNGEVFAPIAGTIINIFPTKHAVGIKTESGIEVLLHMGIDTVNLKGAPFTIYVEEGQKVARGQLIATMDLVALQSANKQSDLIVAFTNGEKVAKLTMDASGVVKANAVIGHVKSN; this is translated from the coding sequence ATGAAAACATACTTACAACGAATGGGACGTTCCTTGATGTTACCAGTAGCAACCCTACCAGTAGCTGCTTTATTCATGGGGATTGGTTATTGGATCGATCCGACTGGTTGGGGTGGCAATAACATTTTTGCCGCTTTTATGATCAAAGCTGGAGGAACAGTCTTAGATAATTTAGGAATCATTTTTGCTGTTGGGTTAGCATTGGGGATGTCTAAGGACAAAGATGGTTCATCAGCATTGGCAGGATTGATCGCCTTTTTAGCACCAGTCACATTAGTCAATAGTGCTTCTGTCGCATTGTTTACTAAAGTGGATGTTGAAAAAGTGAATATCGCTTTTGATGCAATCAATAATAAAAATGTATTTATTGGAATTTTGGCAGGCTTAGTCGCTGGTGCGATGTATAATCGCTTCAGCGGAGTTAAATTGCCAATGGCGTTATCTTTCTTTAGTGGAAAACGAGCAGTACCAATCGTAACAGCTGGTTTAATGGCAATTATTTCTGCTTTATTGATTTTTGTTTGGCCACCAGTTTATGATACATTGGTTAGTTTCGGTGAATTGATCTCTGGAATGGGCGCGTTAGGTGCTGGTCTATATGGCTTCTTCAACCGTTTGCTGATTCCAACTGGTTTACACCATGCACTGAACAATGTTTTTTGGTTCAATTTAGCTGGAATTGATGATATCGGTAAATTCTGGGCAAGTGAAGGGGTAAAAGGAGTCACCGGTATGTACCAAGCTGGTTTCTTCCCGGTCATGATGTTTGGGTTACCTGCTGGTGCACTTGCTATCTATCAATGTGCGCGACCAGAAAAGAAAAAAGTGACCGCATCTTTGATGTTAGCTGCCGCTTTCGCTTCTTTCTTTACAGGGGTGACTGAACCGTTAGAATTTTCATTTATGTTTGTCGCTTGGCCATTGTACGTCGTTCATGCTGCTTTAACAGGGATTTCGATGTTTATCGCAGCAACCTTCCATTGGACAGCGGGCTTTAATTTTAGCGCCGGCTTTATTGATTTCTTCTTAAGCTTACGTGTACCTATTGCCAATCAACCATTAATGCTATTGGTATTAGGCTTGGCGATGGGTGTGATTTATTACTTTACATTTTTATTTGTCATCAAAAAATTCAATTTGATGACTCCGGGGCGTGAAGAAGATACTGGAGTTGCAGAAAATGGGGAAGTAGGAACAGTGCCAACTGGTGACAATCGATTTGCCACGCTAGCTAATCAACTTTATCAAGCATTAGGTGGTGCAGCGAACGTTGTTTCCATTGACAATTGCACGACACGTTTACGCTTGTATGTAAAAGATACGGCAAAAGTTGATCAAGGGAAAATCAAAGCGACTGGCGTTCCAGGCCTGAAAGTAATTGATGCCAAAAATATTCAAGTGATCGTTGGAACGGAAGTCCAATTTGTTGCAGATGAAATGAAAAAAATTCATGGAAGTAGTGGCAAAGGAACTGCTCAGTCCACGCCTACTGTGACAACCAAAACAGTCGTTGATCCACAAAACCAAGATATTTTTGCGGTAGCAAATGGGAAGCTAATGCCAATCACAGAAGTGGCAGATGATGTCTTTTCACAAAAAATGATGGGAGACGGGTTTGCGATTCTACCAACGAATGGCGAAGTGTTTGCTCCAATCGCTGGTACGATTATCAATATTTTTCCAACGAAACATGCAGTTGGTATCAAAACGGAATCAGGAATTGAAGTTCTCTTGCATATGGGGATCGATACTGTGAACTTAAAAGGAGCGCCTTTTACGATCTACGTTGAAGAGGGACAAAAAGTTGCACGTGGTCAATTAATTGCAACCATGGACTTGGTGGCACTACAATCGGCAAACAAACAATCAGATCTGATCGTTGCTTTTACCAATGGTGAAAAAGTGGCGAAGCTAACGATGGATGCTAGTGGGGTAGTTAAAGCAAATGCTGTGATTGGTCATGTTAAGAGTAATTAA